The genomic DNA GGAGCATTATAAAAACTACTTTCATTAGATATCCAAGATGGTTTAGTTGTTTTAATTTGCCATTCTTCTAGTAAATCGCCTACTATTCTAATAGCTTTGCCTTTGTCTAAGATTATTTTTCTATTCCCTTTTATAACTTTTACCTGCCCTTCAAAGCATTGTACTTCAAATATATTTTCTTGATTTGTTACTGTAAATGCCGTACCTAATACAGTTACACTGCCAATATTTGTAAGAACTTTAAAAGTATTCCCTTTATTTACTCTAAAAAATGCTTCTCCTTTTAAATTTACAACTCTATCCTTTATCCATTTTTTCTTTTTATACTTTAGGGTTGATTTAGCATTTAACGTAATAGAAGACTTATCAGGCATTACAATTGCTAACCGTTCGCCATAATCTGTATTAATAATTTCGTTCTGGTTAAAGAAAAAAGTTATTCCCAAAATTAGAATAACTGAAGCGGCAATTGCAAATGTATATTGTAGTGTTTTTACCTTTTGCCTTTTTCTTTCATAAATCTTTTGTTGAGTCCTTTTATAGGTTTCTTCTTTGTCATAAGATGGAATTTCTAGTATTTCAGTACCTTTCAGTATCAAATCATATAGCTTAAAATCGTCAGTCTTTTCGAATACTATTTTTTCCTCATCCGAAAGTTTATTTTCTAACCATTTTGCCAAAAATCTATCGTCATTAAATAGTTTCATCTAGTTAGTTGTGTTGTTAGTTTAAATTTTTTCTCCAATTTTACTCCTCAGTTTTAATAAAGCGAGGTGCATCCTTCGTTCAACAGCTTTTTGTGTTATTCCTACAATCTCAGCAATTTCTTTGTATGTTTTTTTGTCTTTTCTGCTCAATAAAAATACTTCTCTCTCTTTTACGGGTAACTCGTTTATACTTTTTGTTAGTAACACCATAAATTCTTTTTCTTCCATTATAAAATCGGGACTTTCTTTATTGACATAATTTGATTTTAAATGTACTTTGTAATTTAATTTTACTTTTTCATGTTTTATTAAATTATAAAAAGTGTTTTGGGCTACTTTCATTACATAAGACTTTGCTTTGCTAAATAGTACTTGTTTACAATTTAACCAAAGTTTTACAAATGCGTCTTGTGTAATATCTTCTGCTTTCGAAATATCTCCGCATTTATAGTAAACAAAGTTTCTGATGACTTCTGAATAATCTTCAAAAATTATCTTAAAATTTTTTTCTTCGCATACAGACTTTTGATTTTGAGGCATCATCTATGGTATAGTTTTGAAATTAAATATACGAGAGTAGGATACCTCTTAGTTTATTATATATAACACTTATAAAATAAACAACAATTGAATTTGTAAATACCCTATTCAAATTATTAAAAAATTAAATTAAAGTTAAAAAATGAACTTAGCTATTTAATTATATCCTGATGGGAGAGAGAATTAGGATAATATTATATACTATGCTATTGTAGCACATAATAATTTCAAATATAGGTACGATTTTTTTTTATTGAGCAGATAAATTATTCTTATTGGTGGTCATATTGTTCTTTGTTTAATCATAAAAAGAAAAACACCAATGGGAAATACCCTTATAATAACCTGATATAGTGTTTTTTAATTTTTTTCTACCTTAAATTTATATATACACGTAGATTTATATGTTTCACCAGGTTCTAATAATGTAGAAGGGAAGTTTGGATGATTTGGAGAATCGGGAAAGTGCTGTGTCTCCAGACAAAATGCACTTCTGGATACATAAGGTTTACCACTTTTTCCAATAGTTTCACCATTTAAAAAATTACCTGTATAAAATTGAATACCTGGTTCGTTGGTATAAACTTCCATAACTCTTCCGCTATTTGGTTCAACTACTTTTGCGACTAAATTAATTCCATATTTATCTTTAGACTTATCATTTAAAACAAAATTATGATCATAACCTTTTCCATATAAAAGTTGCTGATTTTTTGTGTTTATATCTTTGCCAATCGGTTTTAGACTAACAAAATTAAACGGTGTTTCTTTAACTTTAGCTATTTCACCTGTTGGTATTGAACTTTTGTTTATTGGTGTATAATAGTCTGCATTTATCATCAATAAATGTTTGTTTATACTTGTATTACCTTCTCCAGATAGATTAAAAAACGGGTGATGGGTAAGGTTGATGATCGTTGTTTTATCAGTTGTAGCGAAATAATTTACCGTTAATTCATTATTGTCCGTTAATTTAAAATTTACGCTAACTTTTAAATTTCCAGGGTATCCTTCTTCTAAATCTTTTGAGGTTCTATAAAACTCAATGTCATTGCTAGAAACTTTACCAACATTCCAAATAACATTATTAAAGCCTTTATGTCCACCATGTAAATGATGCTCTCCGCTATTGGTAGTTAGTCTAAATTCTTCTTGATTGATTAGAACACTACCTTTAGCTATTCTGTTACCATATCGGCCAATTATAGAACCAAAATATTTTGCCTGCGGTTTTAAATAATCGTTGATTGAAGAAAAACCTAAGACGATATCTTTGAAGTTACCATTAGAGTCAGGTACATGTAAAGACACTATTCGTAAACCAAAATTGGTAATGGTAGCTTCTAAACCATTCTTGTTTTTTAAATAAAAGAGTTTTGTTTTTTTTCCGTCTATATTTTTTTCAAACTGCTTTGGATCTAATTTCGATTTAGTACTAATAAGAGAATTACTATCGGTGTGTATTGGTTTTGAGTTTTCTTTGCAATTAAAAAGAACTATTAAAAT from Flavivirga abyssicola includes the following:
- a CDS encoding aldose epimerase family protein, with translation MANKFVFCFIILIVLFNCKENSKPIHTDSNSLISTKSKLDPKQFEKNIDGKKTKLFYLKNKNGLEATITNFGLRIVSLHVPDSNGNFKDIVLGFSSINDYLKPQAKYFGSIIGRYGNRIAKGSVLINQEEFRLTTNSGEHHLHGGHKGFNNVIWNVGKVSSNDIEFYRTSKDLEEGYPGNLKVSVNFKLTDNNELTVNYFATTDKTTIINLTHHPFFNLSGEGNTSINKHLLMINADYYTPINKSSIPTGEIAKVKETPFNFVSLKPIGKDINTKNQQLLYGKGYDHNFVLNDKSKDKYGINLVAKVVEPNSGRVMEVYTNEPGIQFYTGNFLNGETIGKSGKPYVSRSAFCLETQHFPDSPNHPNFPSTLLEPGETYKSTCIYKFKVEKN
- a CDS encoding FecR family protein translates to MKLFNDDRFLAKWLENKLSDEEKIVFEKTDDFKLYDLILKGTEILEIPSYDKEETYKRTQQKIYERKRQKVKTLQYTFAIAASVILILGITFFFNQNEIINTDYGERLAIVMPDKSSITLNAKSTLKYKKKKWIKDRVVNLKGEAFFRVNKGNTFKVLTNIGSVTVLGTAFTVTNQENIFEVQCFEGQVKVIKGNRKIILDKGKAIRIVGDLLEEWQIKTTKPSWISNESSFYNAPLLQVIKALENNYGITIDASSISQQTRFTGSFTNTDLDVALQIVFEAMDIQYIFNTDNTVVLKSKK
- a CDS encoding RNA polymerase sigma factor gives rise to the protein MMPQNQKSVCEEKNFKIIFEDYSEVIRNFVYYKCGDISKAEDITQDAFVKLWLNCKQVLFSKAKSYVMKVAQNTFYNLIKHEKVKLNYKVHLKSNYVNKESPDFIMEEKEFMVLLTKSINELPVKEREVFLLSRKDKKTYKEIAEIVGITQKAVERRMHLALLKLRSKIGEKI